TGGATGACGCTGGCCCGCTAGCATCATCACCAACCGCGACGAAGGGGGACGTTCGTGAATGAGTCGAGGCTGCGACCGAAGGTAGTGCTGTGGTGGGGCATCGCGCTCACCGTCGCCGGAGCCCTATTGACCGTTCTGATACCGCAGATCGGCATCGCGGCCGTTGTGCAGCCGGGATCAGATGTGAATGTGGACCAAGGCCTCCTCACCGTACTTGAAGTGGTCGTCCGGATCATTGGCCAGGTGGTGGCACCGCTCGGCGTCGCACTCATCGGCGCATCGCTGGTCATGGCATACGTTGGCCGGCTCCTGGCTGCTCGCACGCACGAGGCCGGGCGCGCTGCGTCGATCGACCTGTGACCGTGGATGGACGACAGGGGAAGTCACGCGCAGCGGTCGCGGCAGTGCTGCTGCTCGGCATCTCGCTGACCGGCTGCACTGCGACAGCACACACCCCGGACCTGATCCACCGGGCGGACCACCCCGCGACGCCGACCCCCGCGTCGTCCTTCACCCCGACGTCGAAGCCAGCGCCGACCGCGACCACCGCAGGGTGCGTCGGCTGGGGCTTCTGGGAGAGCGACTACTACAGCGAGGCCCAGCAGCCGGTCGATTGCGGCCCCATCCAGTACGCCACCGGGACTACGAAGCTCAACGACAAGGGTGTGCCGGTCGCGTACGTCGTCGCGCCAGGCGATATCTGGGAGTTCATCGCCAAGCGCTTCGATCTCGGCACGGCCTACCTCACTGCGATCAACGCAGTTCGCCGATACCCACCGACGACGGTCTACGTCGGCGACACCATCAACCTCGATCCGGCGACG
This genomic stretch from Leifsonia sp. EB41 harbors:
- a CDS encoding LysM peptidoglycan-binding domain-containing protein, with amino-acid sequence MDGRQGKSRAAVAAVLLLGISLTGCTATAHTPDLIHRADHPATPTPASSFTPTSKPAPTATTAGCVGWGFWESDYYSEAQQPVDCGPIQYATGTTKLNDKGVPVAYVVAPGDIWEFIAKRFDLGTAYLTAINAVRRYPPTTVYVGDTINLDPATITSVGDQNGVVSHNLDNLPDPHVPQH